A genomic window from Chitinophaga pollutisoli includes:
- a CDS encoding aminotransferase class I/II-fold pyridoxal phosphate-dependent enzyme, with protein MKKRKVKPTYRPETKAIRIQPGRTHNMEHSSPMYLTSSFCYEDAEAMRAAFADENDAYIYSRFSNPTVEEFTQRMSALEGAESGFATASGMSAIFGSFMAFLKAGDHLLSSASIFGSTHTVITKFLPKWNIQHTYFDLTKPETIEALIQPNTKMIFVETPSNPGLDLIDLETVAKIAKKHNVLLNVDNCFATPAIQRPLDFGADLVTHSATKWLDGQGRVLGGIVLGKQELVDEVYAFCRSTGPSLSPFNAWVLARSLETLHVRMERHSGNALSLAQALEGNEHLEWVKYPFLKSHPQYDIAQKQMSAGGGIVCFELKGGLERGRRFLDQLELLSLTANLGDSRSIASHPASTTHAKLSEAERLKVGITPGLIRISCGLEHKADILEDVLQALDSSR; from the coding sequence CCTACCGGCCCGAAACCAAGGCCATCCGCATACAGCCCGGCAGAACACACAACATGGAACACAGCAGCCCCATGTACCTGACTTCCAGCTTCTGTTATGAGGACGCGGAAGCCATGCGGGCCGCTTTCGCCGACGAAAACGACGCTTACATTTATTCCCGCTTCAGCAACCCCACGGTGGAGGAGTTCACCCAGCGCATGAGCGCGCTGGAAGGAGCGGAGAGCGGCTTCGCCACCGCCTCGGGCATGAGCGCCATTTTCGGCAGCTTCATGGCTTTCCTGAAAGCGGGCGACCACCTGCTGAGCAGCGCTTCCATTTTCGGTTCCACCCACACTGTGATCACGAAGTTCCTGCCCAAATGGAACATCCAGCATACGTATTTCGACCTCACGAAGCCCGAAACCATCGAGGCCCTCATCCAGCCGAATACGAAAATGATCTTCGTGGAAACGCCCTCCAATCCCGGACTCGACCTGATCGACCTGGAAACCGTGGCGAAAATCGCAAAGAAACATAACGTACTGCTCAACGTCGACAATTGCTTCGCCACCCCCGCCATCCAGCGACCGCTCGATTTCGGGGCCGACCTCGTCACGCACTCGGCCACCAAGTGGCTCGACGGCCAGGGACGCGTACTGGGTGGCATTGTGCTGGGTAAACAGGAGCTGGTAGACGAGGTGTATGCCTTTTGCCGCAGCACCGGCCCGTCGCTCAGCCCGTTCAACGCCTGGGTGCTTGCCCGTAGCCTCGAAACCCTGCACGTGCGGATGGAGCGCCATTCCGGCAATGCCCTCTCGCTGGCGCAGGCGCTGGAAGGTAACGAGCACCTGGAATGGGTGAAATATCCTTTCCTCAAATCCCACCCGCAGTACGACATCGCGCAGAAGCAGATGTCCGCCGGGGGAGGCATCGTTTGCTTCGAGCTGAAAGGCGGCCTGGAAAGAGGCCGGCGCTTCCTCGACCAGCTGGAGCTGCTGAGCCTCACGGCCAACCTGGGCGACAGCCGCAGCATCGCTTCCCATCCCGCTTCCACCACCCACGCCAAACTGAGCGAGGCCGAAAGATTGAAAGTAGGGATCACGCCGGGGCTCATCCGCATTTCCTGCGGGCTTGAACATAAAGCCGATATCCTGGAAGACGTGTTGCAGGCGCTGGACAGCAGCCGTTAA